In Gloeomargarita sp. SKYB120, the genomic stretch AGCTAGCTTTTTCAAGACTTGCCAGATAGATGATCTTCCATGGGATGGAAACAACAAGTGATAGTCTTTTGCTGGATTAGTCCAGTAAATTGGCGATACCCAGTTCTGGTTGCATAAGTTAAACACGTCCTTCCCATAGAGCCGGTACAAGTCTAGATGTAAATTTGCGATTTGCTGAGCCAACGAATTATGATTCTGCAAACTTAAAGAACGGTACATAGAACCTTTCCTGACCCTATACCAAAAATATAATTCAGGTATTACAGTACACAGCCAACCTCTCCCGTTCATATTAACATACCCTTCCCAATCTTCAAAGCCCCCTAGCTTACTCATGATTACTTTTTGACCACCCACCTGCAAGTAGGCTGACTTTCTTACCACAACTGCTGAACCAATCATGTTGTGGCACAATAGGTAGGGAAATTCAGTTTGCCAGGCAATCCACTTACCATGAGAATCCCCAAAGTGTTGCACCCACGCACTCACCATACCGACGTTATCATAGTTTTGTAGGATTTGGACAGCTTTGGGGTAATAATCGGGATGAATTTTGTCATCAGCATCTAAAAAAGCTAGAAACTCCCCCGTTGCCACTTGGGCTAAACTGTTACGCGCTCCCGCTAAACCCTGGTTTTCGCCCCGATAGACCTTCAAGCCAGGGTACTCCTTCTCCACCTGCGTCAGCACCTGAAGACTCTCCACATCCGTGCTCCCATCATCCCAGATGATGACTTCCAAGTCATGATAGTTAACCTGGTAAACCGAGTCAAGCGTCTCCCGGATGTAGCGGCCCATGTTGTAGTAGGGAATACACACGCTCACTCGCCCCGGCACCCCCACCGGCCCCAGTTTCGGCGGATAGTCTATCTGACCCGTGGGCTTGTAGTTCAACGACGGATAGATGCGCCTGCTAGTCGCCTGGGTGCTCTCTATCACCCGTTGAAAATGCTCTATCCGCAGCGGAATAATCCGCTCTGGCGCACACATGCGCAACACCGCGTCTCGCGCATTTTGACCAATGCTTAGGTTCTCTTGCTCACTCAGGTTCAGCACTTGCTGAAGCTTGTTAGCAAAGTCGCCTGGAACATCCCAATCGAACACAAAACCGGCGGGTTTGTCGGTGTAATGAATCATTTCTTGCATCCCGCCATTGCGACTGGCCAGGACAACTTTTTGCAACAGCATCGCTTCCATGCACACGTTGGGAAAGTTTTCCCACAGGGATGGGATCACCACGCACCAAGCCTTGGCAATTCGCTCATACAATGCGGGCTTTTGCATGGCTGGTTCTAACACAAGCAAGCCCTGGTCAATGTATTTTCGATAGCGGTTGATGATGAAGTCTTTCATCTCACAGTTGCGCAACGGATAGAAGGTGCTATTGCCAATCAAGGTCAAGCGAAAGTCAACACCACTGTCCCAGAGTTGCTGGCATTCCCTGAGTAACTCCACCACCCCCTTGCGCACCTCGTACCGGCCAAAATAAACAATGTCTTTGGCTGTAGGGCCTTTTGAAAACCGAGCTAAGTCAGCTGTGGGAGATGGGTACGGAATGACATCGGAATTTTTCAAGCAGAGTTTCAGTTCCTGTTCAGTCTCGCTCAGGATAAAACTGCTAGGAGCAACAATACCATCGGAAGCTAAAATGCACCACTTTTCCATACAACCTTCCCACCAAGCCGGTAACTGGTACTCTGGAAAACCATTAATACGCCGAGTTTGATACTGGGCGGAATGCAGCGTTAGTACAATGGGGACATTTTCTAGAGCAGGTTCCCCCTGAAGTTTGCGCTGGAGCAAAAAGTAACTGAGAGCTAAGTACTCCTGAGACTCAATCACATTGGGTTTGCCATTCCGCTGAATGTAATTGATAACGGCTTCCGCTATCTGATAGCTCTGCGCCGGCGCTTGCGACATGTGGGTATAAGGAAAATCAAATGGCTTCCTTTTGAGCGGAATAATTGTTACGCCATTGATGGTCAGTTCGCCTGATGAATGGGCACGACGGTCGGAAAACCCAAACACAACCACCTGGTGACCAGCCTTGACCAATGCTTCCGAAATGTTTTTCACATATTGGGCAATCCCACCTGGCGCTGGATAGAGTTCGGAAGTGAGAATAAAAATCTTCATGCGACTCCCCTGTTTCCCACGCAATTCACGCCTGTTGCTCCCGAAGGTAAAAACATCTCAGCTCGACATATCTATGCTGCAATTTTGACTACATATCCCTTACCACTGAAGTTGCTTATCGTCAAGGTCTAGGAAAAAGCCTGGACAGTTGCTTTGCCCAAGTAGTAACTTAGACGATAGGCCCTACGCAGGTGTGGAATTGGATGAGCGACGTTCCCCAGCCGAGTCAAACGCCCCAGTTCGATGAACCGAAGTTCGGGTTCAACAGCTACAGCGAGCGGTTGAACGGTCGAGCGGCAATGGTGGGTTTTGTACTGGCGATCCTGATTGAACTCATCACGGGAAAAGGGGTACTCACCTGGCTGGGGTTGATCCGCTAGGGTAGAATTGAAAAGCCGGCGGTTACAAGGTGGGCAATGT encodes the following:
- a CDS encoding glycosyltransferase, which encodes MKIFILTSELYPAPGGIAQYVKNISEALVKAGHQVVVFGFSDRRAHSSGELTINGVTIIPLKRKPFDFPYTHMSQAPAQSYQIAEAVINYIQRNGKPNVIESQEYLALSYFLLQRKLQGEPALENVPIVLTLHSAQYQTRRINGFPEYQLPAWWEGCMEKWCILASDGIVAPSSFILSETEQELKLCLKNSDVIPYPSPTADLARFSKGPTAKDIVYFGRYEVRKGVVELLRECQQLWDSGVDFRLTLIGNSTFYPLRNCEMKDFIINRYRKYIDQGLLVLEPAMQKPALYERIAKAWCVVIPSLWENFPNVCMEAMLLQKVVLASRNGGMQEMIHYTDKPAGFVFDWDVPGDFANKLQQVLNLSEQENLSIGQNARDAVLRMCAPERIIPLRIEHFQRVIESTQATSRRIYPSLNYKPTGQIDYPPKLGPVGVPGRVSVCIPYYNMGRYIRETLDSVYQVNYHDLEVIIWDDGSTDVESLQVLTQVEKEYPGLKVYRGENQGLAGARNSLAQVATGEFLAFLDADDKIHPDYYPKAVQILQNYDNVGMVSAWVQHFGDSHGKWIAWQTEFPYLLCHNMIGSAVVVRKSAYLQVGGQKVIMSKLGGFEDWEGYVNMNGRGWLCTVIPELYFWYRVRKGSMYRSLSLQNHNSLAQQIANLHLDLYRLYGKDVFNLCNQNWVSPIYWTNPAKDYHLLFPSHGRSSIWQVLKKLANLLGVPQSQRDKLKELFGRLGILTMYALARLPV
- a CDS encoding chlorophyll a/b-binding protein codes for the protein MSDVPQPSQTPQFDEPKFGFNSYSERLNGRAAMVGFVLAILIELITGKGVLTWLGLIR